The nucleotide window GTAGCGTCCGACGCGGTAAAGCTCCTCCTCCAGGCGCCGCATGGCGTAGTCGTAGGAGCAGAGGCCCGTCTCCGGATCGACGAAGGCGTCCGCCGGGGGCTGCGGAAGGTCGCCGAGCGTCCTCGGCTCGAGCTGGAAGTAGAACCGGTCGTCCTTCATGGGCTGCTGGAGGACGTTCCACGTCCTGTCCGCGAGCCTCACGGTGTCCTCTCCCGGGGAGAGGAAGCGCGTGATTCCGACGGTCGGGACGGCCTCTCGAGGCACGCCGGCGAGGTGGAGGAGGGCGTCGCTGATGGAGAGGATGTTCCCGTCCCGGTCGGTGATCGCGAAGGGAACCGGCAGGTCGGTGTCCCGCACGGTCTCCTCCGGTTCCTCGACGGGGGGCTCGGGGTCGCCGAGGTGCCGGTAGTAGAGGGCCAACAGGACGACCGCACCGCAGACGGCCATGGTGACGCCGAGCCACTGGAGCATCCGGGCCCCGAGGCTGAGGGCGAGGGGACAGAGCAGAATGCCCTGGGCCATCAGCTGGACCGGCACGAACCCCGTCCTGCGCCCCTGAAGGATGAACAGGGCGTACAGGACGGTCAGGACGACGAACAACAGGCCCGCGAGCCCCCAAAGGGAGGTGTCCACCGGCTCCGCCGCCGAGGGGGACCCGAGGGACCGGGCGGCGAGGACCGTCGGGATCGCCACGAAGGGGGGCAGAAAAACCCACTGCAGAAGGCTGCCGCTGGACGTCATGGGCTATCGGTACTCCAGGTTCTGGCCGGAGGGATAGGTGAGGGAGTACTCCACGAGGATCCTTCGGGTCTCGCCGGGCTTTAGGGACAGCTTCCACGTCAGGCGGTTCTCGGCGTCGCGCTCCGTCGGCTCGGGGTCCATTTTCTTGACCTCCAGCTTGATCCTCTCGTCCACGGGAATCGGAAGACGGTCGCGCACCGAGACCTCCCGCTCGGCATCCAGGCCGCTCGTGATCTCCAGCACGTAGCCTCCCTTGAAGATGCCCGAACCGCCCAGCCAGGAGCTGCCCGTGCTCTCGACGAGCGGGACCTTCTTTGCGGTGAGCCGCGGAACGGATCCGAAGGGAAGCTGGGTCTGCCCCAGCCCGTATTCCGGGATCCGGGTCCGCCCGGACGGGCGGCCGTCCACCATCAGCTCCGCCGCCCCGGGCATCAGGGGGGCCGGGATGGAGTCCATGCTGGCGACGATCCATGCCTCGGACCGCTGTTCGGGGATCAGGACCAGGACGGGCGTGCTGGCGAGCGAGAGCTCGCCGAGCGCGACGTCCGCAGGGGAGCCGTCCCCCTCGAGCGTCCCCCGGCCGCGAACGGTCACATTCGAAAGGGTCGACTCGATCTCCGGGAGGTCGGCGGCGTCCTCCATCTCCTTGGCCGCCATCATGGGCGCGTTGACCGCCCTCTGCGAGTCTTTGAGGACGAAGTTCCGGTGCCGGTCGTCCTCCTTCCGCTCCAGGGCCACACGGAGCGGGTTCAGGGCGGGGGGAGATACGGAGTCCGCGGGACGCCGGGAGTGGAAGAGCACGTCGCCGGAGTAGTCGAGACCCGTCCCCTGTGCGGCGGAGGCGATCATCCGGACGTCGATGGCGCCGGTCGTGCTGTTCAGGTCCATGACGTAGTGCAGGCCCCAGCGGGCGGCTCCCGTGTGCGCCTCGAAGAGCAGCGGCTCGCGCAGGGTCGTTCGCCCGGAGACCCGGACGAACCGGTCGGCGTCCGCGGGGCTCCGCTCCTCGAGTTCCCGCTCCAGGCGTTCCAGCTCCTCATGGGCGGTTCGCAAGGACTCGGCCAGCTCCGCCAGCTCGTTCTCGACCCGAAGCCGCAGGTTTTGGGCGTTCTCGATATAGGAGAGCAGGTCCTTGGCCTCGGCCTCCTTGGGGTGGATGGCGTTGAGCATGGTCCGGGTCTGCTCCAGGGACGTTTTTTGGGCGTTCAGGGCGTCGATGGACCGTCCCTGGGCATCGATCCGCTCCCTGAGGGAAACGAGGGAGGGCGGAACCCAGCCCTTGCGCGCCTGGCCGAGGACCTTGAGGTCCGTCACGCCCCTGGGGTTCAGAAGGCGGACGCTCTCCGGGATGAAGGCGCCCGGAAGCTCGAACTGAAATTCATCCTCTGTGGGAAGGTGTCTGAAGACGAACCTCGCACCCCTGGGGTAGACGTCGACGGACCGGACGGGCGGGGTGTCCGCCGCGGAGGGGAGGGCAAAAAAGACGAGGGCCCCCGAGAACAAAATCGTCTTGGCGAGCATGGACAACATGAATGAACCTCCTTGTCGCTTGTCGTCGTTTTCGTTGCGGCGAGCAAAACAAAAACCGACATGCCTCCGTCTCCGAAAGCACGCCCGGAACACAAAAAGCACGGGAGAGCGGGCGGTTGCTGTGCACTGCGCCCTCTGCATGCAAGCGTATTTTAACACGCCGACCCGGAAGTCCTTGCCTGTCGGGACGAAGTATGCTATAGTTCCGCGGTATGTTTCGTGCTAAGCAGAGGCTGCCCTCTCGCCCGATGCGGCGCCCCTTTGGGGCTGTTGCCGGGCTCGCGAAAGATAAAATGTGCGGTCGTCCTTCAAGGGCTTGTTTTTGCGGACGGCTTGAAGCGCAAGTTATCGGGGGCGGTCTTGGGGCCGCCCCCTTCGCCTGTTTCGGGGCCCCCGATTCGTGTCGCAAAGGGCGAAAGACGGTTTTCGAGCGGTGCGGAACCGCCGAAGGCATGTGGGGGCTCGGCCCCCGAATCAAAAGATGGAGGTGAGGCGTTATATTCCCCAGGACTGACGAGGATGCGCCGAGGGTCAACGAGGAGATCTCCGCGCCGCAGGTGTTGTTGGTGGACGAGAACGGGGTGAAGGTTGGCCAGATCGCTACGGCGGAGGCCCTTTCGATGGCGGAGGAGAGGCATCTGGACCTCGTCGAGGTCGCGCCCCTGGCCAAGCCGCCCGTCTGCCGGATCATGGATTACGGCAAGTACCGCTACCAGCTCCAGAAGAAGGAGAAGGACGCCCGCAAGAAGCAGAAGGTCCAGACCCTCAAGGAGATCAAGATGCGCCCCAAGATCGACGAGCACGACTTCAACTTCAAGGTCAAGGCGATCAAGGGCTTCCTCGAGGAAGGACATCGCGTGAAGGTCTCCGTCTTCTTCCGGGGCCGCGAAATGGCCTTCCTGTCCCGAGGCGAAGAGGTTCTGAACCGGGTGATGGCCGAATGCGGCGCCCTGGGCAAGAGCGAGGGCAGTCCGCGGATGGAGGGGCGCTACATGCGCATCATGGTCACCCCCGTGTCCCAGGCCGCGAAGCCGGCCGCGCCCAAGGAGGGGTCGGCCCCCAAGAAGGAGGCGGGCTCGCCCGCCCCGAAGCCGGCCGGGAAGGAAGATCCGGGGAAGGCCGCGCCGGAGGCGTAGCCGCGTTTTCGCTCGATTTTTTCGGGGTTCCGCGTCCCTTCGGGGCGGGATCACCATCGATATTTTTCGGGAAGTCGTTGCCTCCCGTTCACGAAAGAAGGAGAATTGTCCCATGCCCAAGTTGAAGTCGCACTCCGGTGCAAAGAAGAGGTTCAGCCGTACGGCATCCGGCAAGCTGTCCTACCGCAAGGTCGGCCGCTCTCACATCATGGTGCACAAGAGTCCCAAGCGGCTGCGCTCCCTGCGCAAGACGGGGTACGTCAGCGACACTCTGATGGACCAGATGAACAGGATGCTCCCCTACGCCTAGTGTGGCGGGGGCCGAGATTCGGGAGAGGATGAGTGAGAAATGCGCGTCAAGGGTGCATCGACAAGCAATAAAAAGAGAAAGAAACTGTTTTCCATCACCAAGGGCTATTGGGGCCAGCACAAGAACGTCTTCCGCCGGGCCAAGGAGGCCTACCTCGCGGCGCTCTCCCGCGCCTACGGGGACCGCAAGCGCAAGAAGCGCGACTACCGCCGCCTGTGGATCACCCGCATCAGCGCGGCCGTCCGCTCCGAGGGGATGAGCTACAGCGTGTTCATGAACGGGCTGAAGAAGGCCGGGATCGTCATGAACCGCAAGATGCTCTCCGAGCTGGCCATCCACGACATGGAGGCGTTCCGCAGCCTTTTGAACCAGGCCCGGGCGGCCCTGAACTAGCGCCCCGGGACCGTACGCCTCGGACCTGCCGCGATGGTCGGGACGTACAGCTCTGTTTGCGTGAAGAGAACGACCGTATGGGGGTTCCTGTCGCCGATCGCGGCAGGAGCCTCGTTTTTTCTTTGAAAGTTCGGGGGACTGCGGAGTCCCCGCGGCGGGCGCCGGTTGCCGGCGCCGGAGGACGGAGACGAGCCGCGCGGAAGAAAAGCGGAAAGACGGGAAGGGGGCAGACGGTTGAACGCGTTGATTGAGGAAATGGAGAAGGTTCGGGCCTCCTTTGGCGAGGCCTTGTCGTCGGTTGCCTCGACGGAGGCGCTGGACGAGCTGCGGGTGCGGAACCTGGGGAAGAAGGGCGGCCTTACGGTGCTGCTGAAGTCCCTGGGCAAGCTGAGCCCCGAGGAGCGCCCGGCGGCCGGAGAACGGCTGAACCTGCTTCGCGACGAGATGGAGCGGTCCATAGAGGCGAAGAAACGGGAACTGCGCGCGCGGGAGAACGAGGCGCGCGAGGCGGGCGAGCGCATCGATGTGACGCTGCCCGCTCGGGGCCGGACGGGCGGGGCCTTTCATCCGGTCTCTCAGACGATGCACGAGATCGTGGAGATCATGCAGGGGATGGGGTACTCCGTCGCCCTGGGGCCGGAGAAGGAGGAGGAGCTCTACAACTTCGAGAGCCTGAACATGCCCTCCTGGCATCCGGCCCGGGACATGCAGGACACCTTCTACTTTCCGGACGGGAGCCTGCTGCGCACGCACACCTCTCCCGTGCAGGTCCGGGCGATGCTGCAGTACGGCGCCCCCTTGAGGATCGTCTGCCCCGGCAAGGTCTATCGGCGGGACAACGACCCCACGCACTCCCCCATGTTCAACCAGATCGAGGGGCTGCTGATCGACAAGGACGTGTCCTTCCCGGTCCTCAAGGGTACCCTGCGCGAGCTGATGAACGCCTTCTTCGGCCGGAGCCTGAAGAACCGCTTCCGCGCCAGCTACTTCCCCTTCACGGAGCCCTCCATGGAGCTGGACATCGAGTGCGTGGAGTGCGGCGGGGCGAACGCGCGCTGCCGCGTCTGCAAGGGGACCGGCTGGCTCGAGGTCTGCGGGATGGGGATGGTGCACCCGTCGGTCGTCCGGGCCGGGGGCATCGATCCGGAGAGGTACAACGGCTTCGCCTTCGGCATGGGGCTCGACCGCATGGCGATGCTGAAGTACGGCATCAACGACCTGCGCCTGCTGTTCGACGGGAACGTCTCCTACTTTCTTTCGGGGAGGGACGCTTAAATGCTGGTATCCTGGAACCTCTTGAAGGAGTTCATCACCCTGTCGGCCTCGCCCGAGGAGGCCGCGGAGCGGCTGACGATGGCGGGCGCCGAGGTGGAGCGTATCGAACACACGGCCCGGGCCCTCGAGGGGGTCGTTGCGGCCCGCATCCTCTCGCTCTCGCCCCACCCGGAGCGGGAGACGCTGCTCGTCGCGAAGCTGGACACGGGCCGCGGCGAGGCGGTCTGCGTGACCAACGCCGACAACATGAAGGCCGGCGACCGGGTCCTCTACGCGCCGCCCGGCTCCACCCTGCCCGACGGGACCCGGCTGGCCGTCCGGGATTTCCACGGGTTCGCGAGCGCGGGCATGATGCTCTCCGCCCTCGAGCTGGGGCTTCCCGAGGTCGGCACGGCCGACGGCATCCTGATCCTCCCCGCCGACGCCCCCGTGGGGA belongs to Fretibacterium sp. OH1220_COT-178 and includes:
- the infC gene encoding translation initiation factor IF-3 — translated: MFPRTDEDAPRVNEEISAPQVLLVDENGVKVGQIATAEALSMAEERHLDLVEVAPLAKPPVCRIMDYGKYRYQLQKKEKDARKKQKVQTLKEIKMRPKIDEHDFNFKVKAIKGFLEEGHRVKVSVFFRGREMAFLSRGEEVLNRVMAECGALGKSEGSPRMEGRYMRIMVTPVSQAAKPAAPKEGSAPKKEAGSPAPKPAGKEDPGKAAPEA
- a CDS encoding DUF4139 domain-containing protein produces the protein MLSMLAKTILFSGALVFFALPSAADTPPVRSVDVYPRGARFVFRHLPTEDEFQFELPGAFIPESVRLLNPRGVTDLKVLGQARKGWVPPSLVSLRERIDAQGRSIDALNAQKTSLEQTRTMLNAIHPKEAEAKDLLSYIENAQNLRLRVENELAELAESLRTAHEELERLERELEERSPADADRFVRVSGRTTLREPLLFEAHTGAARWGLHYVMDLNSTTGAIDVRMIASAAQGTGLDYSGDVLFHSRRPADSVSPPALNPLRVALERKEDDRHRNFVLKDSQRAVNAPMMAAKEMEDAADLPEIESTLSNVTVRGRGTLEGDGSPADVALGELSLASTPVLVLIPEQRSEAWIVASMDSIPAPLMPGAAELMVDGRPSGRTRIPEYGLGQTQLPFGSVPRLTAKKVPLVESTGSSWLGGSGIFKGGYVLEITSGLDAEREVSVRDRLPIPVDERIKLEVKKMDPEPTERDAENRLTWKLSLKPGETRRILVEYSLTYPSGQNLEYR
- the rplT gene encoding 50S ribosomal protein L20, which encodes MRVKGASTSNKKRKKLFSITKGYWGQHKNVFRRAKEAYLAALSRAYGDRKRKKRDYRRLWITRISAAVRSEGMSYSVFMNGLKKAGIVMNRKMLSELAIHDMEAFRSLLNQARAALN
- the pheS gene encoding phenylalanine--tRNA ligase subunit alpha gives rise to the protein MNALIEEMEKVRASFGEALSSVASTEALDELRVRNLGKKGGLTVLLKSLGKLSPEERPAAGERLNLLRDEMERSIEAKKRELRARENEAREAGERIDVTLPARGRTGGAFHPVSQTMHEIVEIMQGMGYSVALGPEKEEELYNFESLNMPSWHPARDMQDTFYFPDGSLLRTHTSPVQVRAMLQYGAPLRIVCPGKVYRRDNDPTHSPMFNQIEGLLIDKDVSFPVLKGTLRELMNAFFGRSLKNRFRASYFPFTEPSMELDIECVECGGANARCRVCKGTGWLEVCGMGMVHPSVVRAGGIDPERYNGFAFGMGLDRMAMLKYGINDLRLLFDGNVSYFLSGRDA
- the rpmI gene encoding 50S ribosomal protein L35, translated to MPKLKSHSGAKKRFSRTASGKLSYRKVGRSHIMVHKSPKRLRSLRKTGYVSDTLMDQMNRMLPYA
- a CDS encoding PAS domain-containing protein, which produces MTSSGSLLQWVFLPPFVAIPTVLAARSLGSPSAAEPVDTSLWGLAGLLFVVLTVLYALFILQGRRTGFVPVQLMAQGILLCPLALSLGARMLQWLGVTMAVCGAVVLLALYYRHLGDPEPPVEEPEETVRDTDLPVPFAITDRDGNILSISDALLHLAGVPREAVPTVGITRFLSPGEDTVRLADRTWNVLQQPMKDDRFYFQLEPRTLGDLPQPPADAFVDPETGLCSYDYAMRRLEEELYRVGRYKDRLSAALVRVAFPSTPQGEAQAETAFKAYCRAVSGSLRASDIAFLSGPRDIFLLLPEGADDAAEAVIAKLDGLMSTLGTVHPALSSATLLRWAASIDGEMDVPDAKGLLDRFDEALQSKYTLNA